A portion of the Verrucomicrobiota bacterium genome contains these proteins:
- a CDS encoding tyrosine-type recombinase/integrase, with amino-acid sequence MKKVSPNKDFGSHTLRHSFATNLAMKNTAIGFIAQYLGDSVKTTERHYAQFLPTVQSVEVLTINLMPKPALEPEDLAA; translated from the coding sequence GTGAAGAAGGTTTCTCCAAACAAGGATTTTGGAAGCCATACGCTGAGACATTCATTCGCCACCAATTTAGCGATGAAGAATACAGCCATCGGGTTCATTGCTCAGTACTTGGGAGACAGCGTTAAAACGACTGAACGGCATTACGCCCAGTTCCTACCAACGGTTCAATCTGTGGAGGTTTTGACAATCAATCTGATGCCAAAGCCAGCACTAGAACCCGAAGATCTAGCTGCTTGA
- a CDS encoding DUF4339 domain-containing protein — MKSTHIYLLQDNQQRGPFTFDQVEKMWNAGSLTAVVPYWHEGMSDWRQLEELFVEHISLLPISSIPQQSIANRFLLEKMVKEQKKANYQFKWFRIGLGLLALGIILKLIARGLW; from the coding sequence ATGAAATCAACACACATCTATCTGTTACAAGATAATCAACAGAGGGGGCCTTTTACCTTTGATCAGGTTGAAAAGATGTGGAATGCCGGTTCACTTACAGCTGTTGTCCCATATTGGCATGAGGGTATGAGTGATTGGCGACAATTAGAGGAGCTTTTTGTCGAACATATCTCGTTACTTCCAATATCATCAATTCCTCAGCAAAGTATTGCTAACAGATTTCTGTTAGAGAAAATGGTTAAAGAGCAAAAAAAAGCCAATTATCAGTTCAAATGGTTTAGAATTGGTCTAGGACTTTTGGCTTTAGGCATCATCCTAAAACTCATTGCTAGGGGTCTCTGGTGA